Below is a genomic region from Cloeon dipterum chromosome 2, ieCloDipt1.1, whole genome shotgun sequence.
catttttctaattcaatttttttttaaaaatatattctgatCTAATACAAGTGGCTTGCGCCCCTTAGGCCCTTCGGGCAACCTTCCATCGAGGCGGCGAAATTGAccaaattttaagaatcaaATATAAGAGACGGCGCCGGTTAAACCGCAGAAAAACGGTACGGGGCCAGATCTCAGGTCGCGCGTGACAGGAAATGGTCAAAATCGTCCCCAAATAggtgaaaaatcattaaaaccCGGTCTGgtagcggatctcaggtcaggctaccctgaaaaaggtagTTTGGGTATCCAAggtaaaattcgaattaaacacctgtccaatgaggggtcgtggacAACGATTGGatgaacggccgaattttaacaaaaatattttattttgctgttaTTGTAGAAACCAATCagtttttaccattttcttgaatttgatAAGAACACTTTGACACTgtgccaagccgccaaagcaaaaactagCGATGAACCTgtgatttaaagaggaatgatactggaaaagcctggaaaatgcttgttgccaaggcataaactcatcccttaggattcagttaaagcttaaattgacctaaggagcgctgtaattttttgagaaaattggctggaaagttaccgtgcttttcaaatggtaatggctgtctccttacttgaaatccgatttaatttcaaaaccaagagtttccccaataagtggcatacaccgttgaaccgatctcgacgagaggaatcggataatatgccgagaaaatatgttcaagcactgtaaattttggagaaaattggcaaaatttgaatttttactgtaggaaggtcattttttattattgcaaattgttgaacaaattgtttatcggtcaattgtttaaggcatccaacaatttaaatagttttcaattgttgcccagtatcattccactttaattgttGTATATGTCTGTTGTTGTGCACTtgtggtgtctaataaatatctCATCATTTTgctgttattttcttttaaaaataccgaattaattatcaataacCTTTGAGTGAAAACCATCATAATCAGCTATTtcgaatattaaattaaacaacttCCTTAATTACAAACTAATTGTTAGTTGATATCTCGAATGTGTTTGGTTTATTTCCACAAATTGTGTGAAAGCGGATTGAAGAGCCATCTGCAGTGGTGGCTGCCTACCAGCGCAGGGGCTGGGGCAGGGGCAGCGGAGGGTGCGATTGACGTCAGGCTGgctgtggctggctggcgacCGCGCGCGTCCTGCGGATCAATAGCCGCGCGTGCCACGCAGACACCGCGCGACGCGACTCGTGCCACGTGACCGGCGGGCGTGCGCCCTTCTCCGCGCACTATTGGCGAACGGATGGGCCTTCCTGCCCGGCTACCTGCCTTCTGCCTCTGCGTGAGTGATACAGAGCACTGCTGGCGGGCGGCTGTACGTGGACCACATCCTCGATCGGCCGCCACAGGTGTccgccctgctgctgctgacacACTTGTTCCACTCCGACTGCATTagaggtattttttaatttcaaatttatttccagcttttgctttttgccgGGATATTCGGTGTGAtagatatttttatcaatgtgTGAAGCCGCAAGCAGGGCAAAACAAATATCGGCTGATAGCGGCGAGATTCATGGCGTCGCAATTCGCAATAATAGCCAACTGGGAAAATAAGTACAGCACATTGCAGATTTAATTCACTTATTAAACCTGTTTTTCTTCGTAGCCTGTTGCTTTAGTGCTCACTAGATTTGCTTGAATGATATATCGTTAATATAGAACATTAACCAAAATTGacgtataatttaattgcacacCATCATTAGCATAAAATCTGTCACTCGTCACAAGCCTTAAAAGGGACAAAAAAACTGTATCAATTAACATCAAAATTATGCAGCGAAAACATAAAATAGCGTatatgattgatttttttactattaaattTGTCATGCTTGGGTGTAGTTTGTAGTGGAAAGTGgaaagtatatttattttttatctgtttgtGGGTTTTttggagaggaaaattaaGTTGTTGGGAAATACATTCTTCCATTGAGTCTATAACGATTTACGTCTGGTGTCCCTGTGTGGAACAATACAGGAAATACCACAGAGAAGAATTCCAGTCGCCACCAACCAACCACACATCCAAATACCTCgtgactttttaaattatttttccacttgTTAAGTTTTCGACTAGGCGATTGATTACTTTTTTCTGTCGTTCCAATGGTTGAATGagcaaaaatgatgaaattttcaacctcTTAAAACCGTCCAAATGAGGtgagataaaaatgaacaaaaaatcgtaatagttcaaaatattcacttttcgaCTGTGGGGTTGAAAGTAGGTTGCTTTTAGCACCGCAAAAACCATTCAGCTCACCAGCggaagtcaagccaagtcgaacggtgtgcagtttttaccTTTCTGACCCtttgaacccgagatttggtgctcacaaaattcataaatatacgaaaaatttgtttttatttataaattcaaattttcatttctagaAAACGAAGCTGAAaaccaccttgaaattttcacgcaAGTTCACACGTACCCTGAGACCACTTTTTAGGGGCGTTTCGGATTTTCAAAGTTTAGCGTTGgtttcaaaatacaaaaaaaaacgcccagaaatgattaaaaatgagcCTTGGTGAACCTTGACCTTGACCGATGACCTCAAGTTTGGTATTCATTCGATCGGGCCTGACGAGAGGAGTTAAACGCGCaccttaacttttaaattgaaccaaCTTAAAAGTAGTTATTTCCAGAAATgtcacatattttttattactgatTTTAGTGAATTACATCAGATTATCTTGACACCATTAAAACCATTCAGTCAATATAAAAAGAcaacaaaaatcataattaaactGGTACATGTATCAATAACAAGTTTTGCAGCAGCCTTATATATGTACAACTTCCCCGCGTTTCTATTTCTGAGAGCGCTCCTCTCGACCTCGACTAACGTTATAGCGAGAAAGTGCATCAGGGATCAGGGCAGTTCATAGCGCCGCTCGCTCACCTAAGGTTTTAATAACACCCCAATTTGAGCGTCGTAGCAACGAGTTGTATGATATTATCCCTGCCAATGAGATCcgactgaaaaaaataagtaagtttgacttattttaaaaataagtataaTATATAATCTCTATTACGTAACTCTCCGAAATGCACTCGCTCATATGTGGCATTGGTAATTAATTGTGCGAGGACGCGGCTCATTAGGTCGGGACGTTCTAAGGGCTGCTTCAGGGTGCATAAGACCGGCCGATCGAAGCTTAAACAAATAGTTTGTGTCAATCTATCGCAATGCATCTTGCGGTTATGCAACCAAAATTTTGGCCACGGCCAACAGGTTGCCTAACTGGCCCCACTGCAGGCGCTTGGCGCTTCTTCTTGCCAGCTGGTCGAGCGAGAAACGTAAACAAATAACTAACACGCACGGCCAGAATTCTCACACGCGTCTCACAAGTCACAATCAGCATACACCTGAGTACCTGATTTTCGGGGCTATTTCACGATTCGGACAATATTTTTCCGCTTGTCATGGGTGGCTAGAAGGAATTGGCTCAAACATTTACTGAAAAAGCAGTGCGGAAAAATGGGGGACAACCTTTTAGACGCTGAGCATGAGCAACCCTTACTGGTGCATATCAATttccaacaatatttttctgattttaattgttaatgtGCGTGCATTGTTCAGATCAACCGGAGCGGCTCAGAGGAcgaggaggaaattttggacACCCGCACCGGCGAGAGCTTTGCAGGAAGAAGGATGGACAGCAGCGGGACAGTCGGCACCGACCCCAGGGACCTCGAAGGCTTCTCACTCTTCTACTGGCTGGCTCAGGGACTCGGCGCCCTGATCATGGTGCTCGTCGTTCTCTGGACGTCCAACTACAGAGGCGGATTCGCGTGGTCCTCCAACCCAGCGCTCGAGTTCAATTGGCACCCAGTCCTAATGTCTCTCGGCATGATCTTCATCTACGCTAATGGTAAATCCGATTTTTTTCCGCAAATTTACTTCAATTTAAagaaccttttttaaaaatcgtttgTATTAGTTTGCTTGAAATACTCTAAAAAGTAAATGTCTGAGAAATTCTGCTCCAAAGAAAACCGGCGAGAATTGTCTCCTTATTGTAATATTGCGATTTATTTCGTCACGAGGGAAATATAGCACACCCCTGAATAAATCGCtacgagaggaattgaaatcaagtcaaaaaattatttttcagggaatttgtcagaattttaaatttaactgttcctcatTCCTGATTTTactgttgcaaattttgcaaacaattaACTCCCTGCAAAcaaagctttactttaaagaggaatgatactggaaaagcctggaaaatgcttgttgccaatgcataaactcgtcccttaggattcagttaaagcctaaattgacctaaagatcgctgtaattttttgagaaaattggctggaaggttaccgtgcttttcaaatggaaatggctgtctccttacttgaaatccgatttagtttcaaaaccatgagtttccccaataagtggcaaacaccgttggacagatctcgacgagaggaatcggaatatgccaagaaaatatgttcgagcactcgaaattttggagaaaattggcaaaatttgaatttttactgtaggaaggtcatttttttattatagcaaattgttgaacaaattgtttatcggtcaattgtttaaggcatccaacaatttaaataattttcaattgttgcccagtatcattccactttaaaggaCATtgtatgttaaaataaataaaatttgataacgTTAAGCTAGGAATTCTGAGAATCATTCTTTGCTAATTGTTTGGTTTAAATTGttgcatattaaataaaaatgaacatctactttaaaaattgtcgcATCCTGAGCAGTCACAATATGGCCGCTCTCTTTGCCCAGCGCCTAAACCGAACTACGCCACTatgatttttagaatttagaactgaaaatattaattttaattttcctttgattgaaaaagaattttagCCAAGCATGACTCTATTTATTTACGTAACAGAcactaaaaatacaaaaaataatttcgcagGAATAATGACTTTCCGGTACATGAGGTACCATCGGAAAAGACAGCTGAAACTGGTGCACGCGTGCTGCCACGTGGCGACCTTCCTGCTGACGGTTGTCGGCCTGTGCGCCGTCTTCGACTCGCACAACCTGGCCAACCCTCCGATCCCGAACCTGTACACGTTGCACAGCTGGGTTGGGCTCACTGCCGTCATCCTCTTCTGCTGCCAGGTTTCGAATCAACGCTTTAAAACTATattgttgttaaatttaaattcttggcaGTTTGTTGTCGGATTCGCTAGCTTCCTGTACCCCGGCGCCAAACAATCGCTCAGGACTGCCCTGATGCCCGTGCACCGATACTTTGGAATGCTTGGATTTCTACTGGCTATCGCAGCTGCTCTCATGGGACTCTTGGAAAAAGCCATTTTTGCTCTGTAATTATACTGATTTTCCCCTCATTGCCATATTTAAATCCTCATTTTTCAGGCCTAATTACAAAGAATTGCCAGGCGAGGGCATGCTGATTAACTGCATTGGCGCGCTGATGGTCGTGTTCGCGGCCGTCGTCATCTTCGTCGTGTCCAATCACGGATACAGGCGCGTCCCGATGGCCGAGGACGAGACTCTCCTCACGGCCGAGTCACAGTTGGGATAAACTCACTTCCTTCGACCTAGAGAGCTTACCAAGCTCTCTAACTCGACCCAAATGGGTGCATTCGGTTCGCCCTCCTTCCTTTTTAACTTTGTTgtgatttagttttaattttaggagAGATGACGAGATCAGGGTTCTATTTGCGTTATTGCAAAATCGTTAAAttcatggaaataaattaagactGTGGCAGGtctcgaaatatttttgtgggagtatatacatatttatcaaaatgttgTAATTGAACAGGAATTTCTGTGTCTATTGACCTGCAAACGCTTGGTGAAGTGTTGCATTTAGCTAGAGTCTCAATTTGAAGTTGGTGCTACACCAAGCGACTTAAATGTCAAAAGATaactaaaaattgttaacCATATCTTATTAAAGTAACGTCTGCAGCACAAATAACAAAGGCCACGCTTTTATTAtgaatcaagatttatttatgaaagaaaaaatgcaatttaacaGCAGAAGAGAATTTGGTCCGAGGAGATTTTGCATCCTCTGGTGAATTTGTTGAACGGGGTGATAGGGTTGCAGAACCTGCGGATGGCTTCCCTGATGTCGTGAGGGGTCAGAGGCTGCACGAATTCAACCTTGCTGCTCGACGGTGCGTCGTATCTCGGATCCTACAACACAATTCGAGATTATTTCCGTGTTTTCCAAGGCGGTGTTGACCATTGGTACTAGCTAGCACCAAAGGAAGGGAGATACGATAAAATCAAGTCCAGAAAcaggtttttttaaagacaCTCCAAGAACACTCAGTTCTGAGTAAGAGTTGATTTAACTCAAAAATTCCAACCCCCAGGAAGCAGGGGGTGAGTCTCAACCCCTGACCATGACCTCGAAaagtcaaattattaatttaaaaattaataccctctcaaaatctgcacaaaataaccagatttaaaaaattctcactgTTCAGTGTGCAATAACATGTTTTTCCAACTTTGGATtagatttagaaaaaaaacttacGTGGGGCTTGAAAATTGTCATTGGAGTGTAGAGCGAGGGGGGCAGCAGTCTGTTCATGGGATTGGTGATGGAGGCTGTGCTGTCCCTTCGAATGTGCAAGGCAAAGTCGACGAGCTGGCAGAGCGTTTCATGGGCGAGATATCCGAGCAGCTCCATGTGCACGCCGTGGCCGAGCGGCAGCTGCGGTTGCGACTGGTCGCCCAGGAAGTTTCCGTCCTTGAAGATCCACTCCCTGAGTTTGAgggtgttgttgttgttgctctGCGTGAAGGTGACGCTCCTGGCCTGCGAGTAGTTGATGTAGTCGTCGGTGCTCATGGCGCTGGTCATCTCGTCGGCGCGCCGCATGCGCTCCTCCTTGACTTCGTCCACGACCAAATCGCTGTCCACCCAGGCCATCAGCTGGCCCGTGAAGTCCATCGAGAGCAGCAAGTCTTTGCACAGCTGCCGCCGCTTGCCCGAGGACGCCACCTTCTTCTCGATGTTGCCCACCAGATCGGTGTATATGTTGCATTTAGTGTCGCTGAAACACAGAAACTTGACCGCCCTGCGCAGCTTGTATTTGTCTTTGCGCATCAGGAAGAGCATGTCCTCCGGCCGGATGTACTTGGCCTCCCGCAGCTCGGCCACATCCTGCGccttcagcagcagcagcaccatcTGCCTGTGCACCACCTCCTCGATCAGGTGAGCCGTCTCCACCAGTGGAGACCGACTGTCACCGCACGCGTACATCATCCTTTGGATTTCTGcaagacaaatttttatttagacatTCTATCTCTCAACTaagctggaaaaaaatcagacctGTCTCGAAATAGTACGTTTTCCCTTCTGCTTGATTCATGATTTGGCTGATTTTAGTAAATGATAGGATCGCTCTGCGTCGGCAGCACGCCGAAACGCTTCTTGATCAAAAGCCTCTGCTCCGAGAACTTGTCTTCAGGGGTGAAGCGGGCAGGATGAGCAGAAATTGTAGGCACTTCCTCGCCGTTAATCACCACAGTTTGCTGCATGGTacaaagaatgaaaatttatttacataattacCCCTATTAGAACGCAATGCAACCCACCTTGAGAGTGTAGACGCGTTCGCCCTTCTCGTTCGTGTAGTACCTCAGGAGCATGGCTAGACAGAAATATGTGTAAAGGCAGAAAATTCGTCTTCTAGACACAAACAACGTGCATGTGCATGAATACAGTGTTATTGTTTGTTAGTTGCTTTTCTTTCCACAAAGCGTCATGCTCTGATCATTCGCAGTCTCATGTGATTGGTTCTTGCCTTTGTTTCGTCACTCCCCCTCTGCTGAGGGGCACACTGACTCTTGATGTTGATGTGGGCTGCCAACCTCCGGGTGTCGACCGGAGAACGGAGAGCTCCAGGTTTGGGGTAAACCCTATCGTAAATTTACTAGctcactgctgctgcttgttgGAAATTATTAGTGATTAGTTGATTAGTGTGAATCGAGCGTGTACTCCCTCCCTGACCCCTTTCAAAACAAGAAAACATACCAGTCCAGTGTTACGTTGGTAGTTTTGCGCCCCCTCTCTCCAAATCGCGGGAGCGGGAGGTGCCGTTGACTTGGCAACACCGCTCCTCCTGCCTATTATATTTTTCGATCGTCATTTGGGTGACACAAATTTTAGTCCGCGAGCGATCAGACTCGGAGGTGTGATGGGGAATTTGTGCTCTTGCTGCAAAAAACAGGTGAATATTTTCCAGACCATTCCAGACCGAACCCTGGCATGCATTTAAttcggaaaattttaaatcaattctcCTGCCAGCGAGTGAGCCGCTCGTTTGACGTTCGCGGCGGGCTGGACTGAACACCGCCCTGTTGCATTCTAGAGATGAGAAgatgtttttcaattattttggcaCTCTGCCAAACCACCgactatttttttgctctgccAAATCTGTTCGGAATCCAATCTACGTgagaaaaggaatttttgcGTCACGTCTGCCATTGTCGGCGCGAATGAATGGCGGGGATGTTGCAACCCTTGAgggtttgttgtttgtttgcgtTTGACTCTTTAAAGGACGTTTGATTCGCCAGGACGAGTTGTTGCTCTGGCCAGAGGTGACGGAGGTCACATTCCATACGGTGCTCGCTGTTGGAGCCctttaatctttaaaatacatattgaaaatttgaatagccGATTCGTGCACTTAAACACCACTAACGGAATGTTGCACGATCGATTCCATAACAGTAGCAAAGCAAGCAACACCTTTCCTATTTTGGGAGTAAAAAATTGGGTCATTTGGGCCAAATCCATTTATGTACCGGAGAAATTTTTACCGATAGAATTTGGTTGGACCGTCAACGTATATAGCAGCgacgaaattatttaaaaatcgggttaaatttctttatttggcctcagaaaattaattaatatatttttaactagcCGAGCACAGGTGATTTCTTGAGCTAGATGAGAAGTCGTGTCAGTCGTGTGTCATTGCAGCTCTTCTTGGATATCGAAAGCACGACTCTGCGGTTTAGAAACGGTTCACAATATTGTTGTGGTTTCCACTTTGGCATTGACTGGTCTTATATGGAGCGTGATTTTGAATGTGAGCGTGCACACGAATGCGGGCAAGGAATTTTCAACACGGGTGCAGTGCAGCTGagcatgaattaaaatttaattgcgttgaAACAGTGTCGCTTCGAAGAGTTGAGTCATTCTTACCTTGCAGCTCTAATTTATTCTGCCTGTCTGTGCTGCTagtaattaattgcttttagcGATTTCATCAGTAAAGGGCAAAGTAATTAAAGtggcctttttttaaattgatttcattatttgaagtTTCAAAGTTTGGTGCAACGCTCTCAAAAAATGACTCAGCCTAAAGAAACAGCTATCAGCTTTCGTTAAACGTCAGCTCGAAAGAGTTACAAAATAAGTCAGTTTTGAAACAACAAGAAGTCAACTCTAAAACGTAAAAACCAGCTGTAAAatgcgttttaaattttttcttatcagtATTTGATAAACTCAcggaacaaattttaaatgtcaaaatacatttttttgtaaattgagtgctaaataaaatataacggattttaaaaagctgataaaaaaatacaaaatttaagcgATGAATGAAGCTCTTCttcaattagattttttttcgaatCAGGTTCTCTTGCTGCCCGTAAATAAGCACTCACTGTCAAAACAGGCCCGACTGCTTGAGTGACATGACAGGTCGTGAGATTATTGATCGACAAGCAAAAAGCAAATAGCATCGAGAGCCGGTGTTGTAGCGCGCGAGGAATTAAAAGCGATCTGTGGGCGATCGCAGTCAGTGTCACGTCTATTTATAGCTGAAAATGCCGCTGTGATGGAGAgcaaagcaaaagcaaaagcgAGAGTACATGCAATGCTGAGCCTTGAACCAGGCGGGCGGacgggctgctgctgctgctggctctTCGCGATGATCTAATCAAGAGAGCCGCCAGCCGACCGGCCGAGAGACCAACGATCAGCTCTCTCGCGGCTATTTCTGACGGAGCACCGCTAAATAAACAGCCGGTCAATATTTGTGTCTCGATGCCAAAGCAGAAGCACGCTGTCTGCTTTGCTGCCGTACGATGCACCCACCCGCCTCTCATCTCATTTGCGTCGCCCCAGACGGCCTTCACACTACTTGCTTTTCCGCGTCTCTGCGCCTCATTTCAACCACCGGCCTATGCCACTGAATTCCTCGTTCCAACACTGATTTTTGTCTCACAAACGAAACGAAATTGACACCAGAAaacgaattcaaattttgtcaacgCCAAATGTAAGGCtctaatcatcagaattgcaaaaactgcacaccgttag
It encodes:
- the LOC135935221 gene encoding plasma membrane ascorbate-dependent reductase CYBRD1 isoform X1; amino-acid sequence: MGDNLLDAEHEQPLLINRSGSEDEEEILDTRTGESFAGRRMDSSGTVGTDPRDLEGFSLFYWLAQGLGALIMVLVVLWTSNYRGGFAWSSNPALEFNWHPVLMSLGMIFIYANGIMTFRYMRYHRKRQLKLVHACCHVATFLLTVVGLCAVFDSHNLANPPIPNLYTLHSWVGLTAVILFCCQFVVGFASFLYPGAKQSLRTALMPVHRYFGMLGFLLAIAAALMGLLEKAIFALPNYKELPGEGMLINCIGALMVVFAAVVIFVVSNHGYRRVPMAEDETLLTAESQLG
- the LOC135935221 gene encoding plasma membrane ascorbate-dependent reductase CYBRD1 isoform X2 — encoded protein: MDSSGTVGTDPRDLEGFSLFYWLAQGLGALIMVLVVLWTSNYRGGFAWSSNPALEFNWHPVLMSLGMIFIYANGIMTFRYMRYHRKRQLKLVHACCHVATFLLTVVGLCAVFDSHNLANPPIPNLYTLHSWVGLTAVILFCCQFVVGFASFLYPGAKQSLRTALMPVHRYFGMLGFLLAIAAALMGLLEKAIFALPNYKELPGEGMLINCIGALMVVFAAVVIFVVSNHGYRRVPMAEDETLLTAESQLG
- the LOC135935220 gene encoding transcription initiation protein SPT3 homolog; protein product: MNQAEGKTYYFETEIQRMMYACGDSRSPLVETAHLIEEVVHRQMVLLLLKAQDVAELREAKYIRPEDMLFLMRKDKYKLRRAVKFLCFSDTKCNIYTDLVGNIEKKVASSGKRRQLCKDLLLSMDFTGQLMAWVDSDLVVDEVKEERMRRADEMTSAMSTDDYINYSQARSVTFTQSNNNNTLKLREWIFKDGNFLGDQSQPQLPLGHGVHMELLGYLAHETLCQLVDFALHIRRDSTASITNPMNRLLPPSLYTPMTIFKPHDPRYDAPSSSKVEFVQPLTPHDIREAIRRFCNPITPFNKFTRGCKISSDQILFCC